From Rhodococcus antarcticus, the proteins below share one genomic window:
- the carB gene encoding carbamoyl-phosphate synthase large subunit → MPRRTDLQHVLVIGSGPIVIGQACEFDYSGTQACRVLREEGLRVSLINSNPATIMTDPEFADATYIEPITAEFVEKVIVSEREAGHPVDAVLATLGGQTALNCAMDLFHSGALDRHGIELIGANAASIERGEDRQMFKDIVATVGGESARSQVCHTMDEVRAYVAEIGLPVVVRPSFTMGGLGSGMAHTHADLDRIAGGGLTASPTANVLIEESIYGWKEYELELMRDSRDNVVIVCSIENVDPMGVHTGDSMTVAPAMTLTDREYQRMRDLGIAVLREVGVDTGGCNIQFAVHPQDGRLVVIEMNPRVSRSSALASKATGFPIAKIAAKLAIGYTLDEIVNDITGETPACFEPSLDYVVVKAPRFAFEKFPGADPTLTTTMKSVGEAMSIGRSFAEALGKVLRSLETTQSSFWTAPDAGFADLEAVLADLRTPTEGRIYDVELALRLGGTVEQVAAASGIDPWFVEEVAGLVDLRAELLEAPVLDALLLRRAKRAGLSDQQVAALRPELAGEGGVRVLRHRLGVRPVFKTVDTCAAEFEASTPYHYSCYESDPDAESEVAPQTDRAKVIILGSGPNRIGQGIEFDYSCVHAATTLTAAGYETIMVNCNPETVSTDYDTADRLYFEPLTLEDVLEVVHAEQVSGVGGPGLVGVIVQLGGQTPLKLAQGLADAGVPIVGTSPEAIDLAEDRGAFGEVLTAAGLPAPAYGTATSFPQARAIADRIGYPVLVRPSYVLGGRGMEIVYDEESLAGYIDRATEITADHPVLVDRFLDDAIEIDVDALCDGTEVYLGGVMEHIEEAGIHSGDSACALPPITLGRTDIEAVRRSTEALAHGIGVRGLMNVQYALKDDVLYVLEANPRASRTVPFVSKATAVPLAKAAARIMLGATIADLRAEGVLPATGDGGTVAVDAPVAVKEAVLPFHRFRKADGSGIDSLLSPEMKSTGEVMGIDADFGRAFAKSQTAAYGSLPTSGTVFVSVANRDKRSLVFPVKRLADLGFRVLATAGTAETLRRNGIPCTEVRKHFEGAAADGTPTIVEMIARGEVAMVINTPYGNSGPRVDGYEIRSAAVSADIPCITTVQGAAAAVQGIEAAIAGDIGVRPLQELHRVLRPAR, encoded by the coding sequence ATGCCCCGCCGCACCGACCTGCAGCACGTCCTGGTGATCGGCTCCGGCCCGATCGTCATCGGCCAGGCCTGCGAGTTCGACTACTCCGGCACCCAGGCCTGCCGCGTCCTGCGCGAGGAGGGCCTGCGGGTCAGCCTCATCAACTCCAACCCGGCCACGATCATGACCGACCCGGAGTTCGCCGACGCCACCTACATCGAGCCGATCACCGCGGAGTTCGTGGAGAAGGTGATCGTCAGCGAGCGGGAGGCCGGCCACCCCGTCGACGCCGTCCTGGCCACCCTGGGCGGGCAGACGGCGCTGAACTGCGCCATGGACCTGTTCCACTCCGGCGCGCTGGACCGTCACGGCATCGAGCTCATCGGGGCCAACGCCGCCAGCATCGAGCGCGGCGAGGACCGGCAGATGTTCAAGGACATCGTGGCCACCGTCGGCGGGGAGTCCGCGCGCTCGCAGGTCTGCCACACGATGGACGAGGTCCGCGCCTACGTCGCCGAGATCGGGCTGCCCGTGGTGGTGCGCCCCAGCTTCACCATGGGTGGGCTCGGCTCCGGGATGGCCCACACCCACGCCGACCTCGACCGCATCGCCGGGGGTGGGCTCACGGCGTCGCCGACGGCGAACGTGCTCATCGAGGAGTCCATCTACGGGTGGAAGGAGTACGAGCTCGAGCTGATGCGCGACTCCCGGGACAACGTCGTCATCGTCTGCTCCATCGAGAACGTCGACCCCATGGGGGTGCACACCGGCGACTCGATGACCGTGGCCCCGGCCATGACCCTGACCGACCGTGAGTACCAGCGGATGCGCGACCTCGGCATCGCCGTGCTGCGCGAGGTGGGCGTGGACACCGGGGGCTGCAACATCCAGTTCGCCGTGCACCCGCAGGACGGCCGGCTCGTCGTCATCGAGATGAACCCCCGCGTGTCCCGCTCGAGCGCCCTGGCCTCCAAGGCCACCGGGTTCCCCATCGCGAAGATCGCGGCCAAGCTGGCCATCGGCTACACCCTCGACGAGATCGTCAACGACATCACCGGGGAGACCCCGGCCTGCTTCGAGCCGAGCCTGGACTACGTCGTGGTGAAGGCGCCCCGGTTCGCGTTCGAGAAGTTCCCCGGCGCCGACCCGACGCTGACCACGACGATGAAGTCTGTCGGTGAGGCCATGAGCATCGGGCGCAGCTTCGCCGAGGCCCTGGGCAAGGTGCTGCGCTCGCTGGAGACCACCCAGAGCAGCTTCTGGACAGCACCGGACGCGGGCTTCGCCGACCTCGAGGCGGTGCTTGCCGACCTGCGCACGCCCACCGAGGGCCGCATCTACGACGTCGAGCTCGCGCTGCGCCTGGGCGGCACCGTGGAGCAGGTCGCGGCGGCCTCCGGCATCGACCCGTGGTTCGTGGAGGAGGTCGCCGGGCTGGTGGACCTGCGCGCCGAGCTGCTGGAGGCCCCCGTGCTGGACGCGCTGCTGCTGCGCCGGGCCAAGCGGGCGGGGCTCTCGGACCAGCAGGTGGCCGCGCTGCGCCCCGAGCTGGCCGGCGAGGGCGGGGTGCGGGTGCTGCGCCACCGGCTCGGGGTGCGCCCGGTGTTCAAGACCGTGGACACCTGCGCGGCCGAGTTCGAGGCCAGCACGCCTTACCACTACAGCTGCTACGAGTCCGACCCGGACGCGGAGAGCGAGGTCGCCCCACAGACCGACCGGGCCAAGGTCATCATCCTCGGTTCCGGGCCGAACCGGATCGGCCAGGGCATCGAGTTCGACTACTCCTGCGTGCACGCGGCGACCACGCTCACCGCCGCGGGGTACGAGACCATCATGGTCAACTGCAACCCCGAGACGGTCTCCACCGACTACGACACCGCCGACCGGCTGTACTTCGAGCCGCTGACGCTGGAGGACGTGCTCGAGGTGGTGCACGCCGAGCAGGTCAGCGGCGTGGGGGGGCCGGGTCTGGTGGGGGTGATCGTGCAGCTGGGTGGGCAGACCCCGCTGAAGCTGGCCCAGGGGCTGGCCGACGCCGGCGTGCCGATCGTCGGCACCTCGCCCGAGGCGATCGACCTCGCCGAGGACCGCGGCGCGTTCGGCGAGGTGCTCACCGCGGCCGGGCTGCCCGCCCCCGCCTACGGCACGGCGACGAGCTTCCCGCAGGCCCGGGCGATCGCCGACCGGATCGGCTACCCGGTGCTGGTACGCCCGTCCTACGTCCTCGGTGGGCGTGGCATGGAGATCGTCTACGACGAGGAGTCCCTGGCCGGCTACATCGACCGGGCCACGGAGATCACCGCCGACCACCCGGTGCTCGTGGACCGCTTCCTCGACGACGCGATCGAGATCGACGTGGACGCACTCTGCGACGGCACCGAGGTGTACCTGGGCGGGGTGATGGAGCACATCGAGGAGGCCGGGATCCACTCGGGCGACTCCGCGTGCGCGCTGCCACCGATCACGCTGGGCCGCACCGACATCGAGGCCGTCCGGCGCTCGACGGAGGCGCTGGCCCACGGGATCGGGGTGCGGGGGTTGATGAACGTGCAGTACGCGCTCAAGGACGACGTGCTCTACGTCCTGGAGGCGAACCCGCGCGCCAGCCGCACCGTGCCCTTCGTGAGCAAGGCCACCGCCGTCCCGCTCGCCAAGGCCGCCGCCCGGATCATGCTGGGCGCGACCATCGCCGATCTGCGGGCCGAGGGCGTGCTGCCGGCGACCGGGGACGGCGGCACCGTGGCCGTCGACGCCCCGGTGGCGGTCAAGGAGGCCGTGCTGCCCTTCCACCGCTTCCGCAAGGCGGACGGCAGCGGGATCGACTCGCTGCTGAGCCCGGAGATGAAGTCCACCGGCGAGGTGATGGGCATCGACGCCGACTTCGGCCGGGCGTTCGCCAAGAGCCAGACGGCGGCCTACGGCTCGCTGCCGACCTCGGGCACGGTGTTCGTCTCGGTCGCCAACCGCGACAAGCGGTCCCTGGTGTTCCCGGTCAAGCGGCTGGCCGACCTCGGGTTCCGCGTGCTGGCCACGGCCGGCACCGCGGAGACGCTGCGGCGCAACGGTATCCCGTGCACCGAGGTGCGCAAGCACTTCGAGGGGGCGGCCGCCGACGGCACCCCGACCATCGTGGAGATGATCGCGCGGGGCGAGGTGGCGATGGTCATCAACACCCCGTACGGCAACTCCGGCCCGCGCGTCGACGGCTACGAGATCCGCTCCGCCGCGGTGAGCGCCGACATCCCGTGCATCACCACCGTGCAGGGTGCGGCCGCAGCCGTCCAGGGCATCGAGGCGGCCATCGCCGGGGACATCGGGGTGCGCCCGCTCCAGGAGCTGCACCGCGTGCTCCGGCCGGCGCGCTGA
- the pyrF gene encoding orotidine-5'-phosphate decarboxylase has product MPGAVVPGAVVPFGERLTDAVAARGRLCVGIDPHPGLLESWGLTDDATGLERFAMTCVEALAGEVAVLKPQVAFFEAHGSAGLAVLERTTAAAQQAGALVLADAKRGDIGSTMAAYARAWLADGAPLAADAVTLSPYLGVGALHPALELATSTGRGVFVLALTSNPEGALVQRAVGPDGRAVAQAVVDELGVRNAGAVPLGSAGIVVGATVGAHGLDLAALNGPVLAPGLGAQGASAVDLARVFSGVGHLVLPTTSRDVLRHGPDVAALRAAALAVRDEVAVALG; this is encoded by the coding sequence ATGCCGGGGGCGGTGGTGCCGGGGGCGGTGGTGCCGTTCGGGGAACGGCTGACCGACGCCGTGGCGGCCCGTGGACGGCTCTGCGTCGGGATCGACCCCCACCCCGGGCTCCTCGAGAGCTGGGGTCTCACCGACGACGCCACGGGGCTGGAACGCTTCGCGATGACGTGCGTCGAGGCGCTGGCGGGGGAGGTGGCCGTGCTCAAGCCGCAGGTCGCGTTCTTCGAGGCGCACGGGTCGGCGGGGCTCGCGGTGCTGGAGCGGACCACCGCGGCCGCGCAGCAGGCCGGGGCGCTCGTGCTGGCCGACGCCAAGCGGGGTGACATCGGCTCCACGATGGCCGCGTACGCCCGCGCGTGGCTGGCCGACGGGGCGCCCCTGGCGGCAGACGCCGTGACGCTGTCCCCGTACCTGGGGGTCGGTGCCCTGCACCCTGCGCTGGAGCTGGCCACGAGCACCGGGCGAGGGGTCTTCGTGCTCGCGCTGACCTCGAACCCGGAGGGTGCGCTGGTGCAGCGAGCGGTGGGACCCGACGGCCGTGCCGTCGCGCAGGCGGTGGTGGACGAGCTCGGTGTCCGCAACGCGGGGGCCGTGCCGCTGGGATCCGCCGGGATCGTCGTGGGGGCCACCGTGGGCGCACACGGGTTGGACCTCGCCGCGCTCAACGGCCCGGTGCTGGCCCCCGGGCTCGGGGCGCAGGGAGCGAGTGCGGTGGACCTGGCGCGGGTGTTCTCCGGTGTCGGCCACCTGGTGCTGCCGACCACCTCGCGGGACGTGCTGCGGCACGGGCCGGACGTGGCCGCGCTCCGGGCTGCTGCGCTGGCCGTGCGCGACGAGGTGGCCGTCGCGCTCGGGTGA
- the mihF gene encoding integration host factor, actinobacterial type encodes MALPQLTAEQRAAALEKAGIARKARAELKERLKRGGTDLKQVLADSENDEILGKMKVSALLEALPKVGKVKAQEIMTELEIAPTRRLRGLGDRQRKALLTRFDQA; translated from the coding sequence GTGGCGCTTCCCCAGCTGACCGCTGAGCAGCGGGCCGCTGCCCTGGAGAAGGCGGGCATCGCGCGCAAGGCCAGGGCCGAGCTCAAGGAGCGGCTCAAGCGGGGCGGCACCGACCTCAAGCAGGTCCTCGCCGACTCCGAGAACGACGAGATCCTCGGCAAGATGAAGGTGTCCGCACTGCTCGAGGCCCTGCCGAAGGTGGGCAAGGTCAAGGCGCAGGAGATCATGACCGAGCTGGAGATCGCCCCCACCCGCCGTCTGCGCGGACTGGGCGACCGGCAGCGCAAGGCGCTGCTCACGCGCTTCGACCAGGCCTGA
- the gmk gene encoding guanylate kinase: MRDVTTRGRLVVLAGPSAVGKSTVVARLRTELPQLHFSVSATTRAPRPGEVDGRDYHFVSPAEFDRMISSGELLEWADIHGGLHRSGTPAVPVRDALDSGRPVLVEVDLAGARAVRASEPGCTLVFLAPPSWDVLVARLTGRGTEPGEVVARRLETAREELDAAGEFDVTVVNHDVTEATQDLVRLLVGPS; the protein is encoded by the coding sequence CTGAGGGACGTGACGACGAGGGGTCGGCTGGTCGTCCTGGCCGGCCCCTCGGCCGTCGGCAAGTCCACCGTGGTGGCCCGCCTGCGCACCGAGCTGCCGCAGCTGCACTTCAGCGTCTCCGCGACCACCCGTGCACCCCGCCCCGGCGAGGTGGACGGACGGGACTACCACTTCGTCAGCCCCGCGGAGTTCGACCGGATGATCAGCTCCGGCGAGCTGCTCGAGTGGGCCGACATCCACGGTGGGCTGCACCGCTCCGGCACCCCGGCCGTCCCGGTGCGCGACGCTCTCGACTCCGGACGACCCGTGCTCGTGGAGGTCGACCTGGCCGGTGCGCGGGCCGTGCGGGCCAGCGAGCCGGGCTGCACGCTGGTGTTCCTGGCCCCGCCCAGCTGGGACGTCCTGGTGGCGCGGCTGACCGGTCGGGGCACCGAGCCGGGGGAGGTGGTGGCCCGTCGGCTGGAGACCGCCCGCGAGGAGCTCGACGCCGCGGGGGAGTTCGACGTCACCGTCGTCAACCACGACGTCACCGAGGCCACCCAGGACTTGGTACGCTTGCTCGTTGGCCCGTCCTGA
- the rpoZ gene encoding DNA-directed RNA polymerase subunit omega encodes MSTPETDAVIPVYDTPLGITNPPIDELLARTSSKYALVIYAAKRARQINDYYSQLGDGLLEYVGPLVEPGPQEKPLSIALREIHADLLEHTEGE; translated from the coding sequence GTGAGCACGCCCGAGACCGACGCCGTCATCCCCGTCTACGACACCCCGCTCGGCATCACCAACCCGCCGATCGACGAGCTGCTGGCCCGTACCTCGTCCAAGTACGCCCTGGTCATCTACGCCGCCAAGCGCGCGCGCCAGATCAACGACTACTACTCCCAGCTCGGTGACGGACTGCTGGAGTACGTCGGCCCGCTGGTCGAGCCGGGTCCGCAGGAGAAGCCGCTCTCCATCGCCCTGCGCGAGATCCACGCCGACCTGCTCGAGCACACCGAAGGCGAGTGA
- the coaBC gene encoding bifunctional phosphopantothenoylcysteine decarboxylase/phosphopantothenate--cysteine ligase CoaBC: MSTSSPDVVARPDAAASSRPRVVLGVGGGIAAYKACELLRRLTESGHDVRVIPTASALEFVGAATFEALSGHPVHTGVFHDVHEVPHVRLGQQAELVVVAPATADLLSRAAHGRADDLLTATLLTARCPVLLAPAMHTEMWLHPATADNVALLRSRGAVVLEPASGRLTGADTGPGRLPDPAEVAALATLLLERADALPQDLVGRHVLVSAGGTREPLDPVRFLGNRSSGKQGYALARVAAQRGARVTLVSGHTAGLAAPAAVDVVQVGTAAELREVVHAHARTADVVVMAAAVADFRPTTVESSKIKKGADEPSSVPLTRNADVLAELVEARAAGRLPAEQVVVGFAAETGDERGDVLTHARAKLARKGCDLLVVNAVGEGGAFEVDTNTGWLLGSDGSEQALDHGSKALLATRVLDAVRARLAPPR, from the coding sequence GTGAGCACCTCCTCGCCCGACGTCGTCGCTCGGCCGGACGCCGCTGCCTCCTCCCGTCCCCGGGTCGTCCTCGGGGTGGGCGGGGGCATCGCTGCGTACAAGGCGTGCGAGCTGCTGCGCAGGCTGACCGAGTCCGGGCACGACGTCCGCGTCATCCCCACCGCCTCGGCCCTGGAGTTCGTCGGCGCCGCGACCTTCGAGGCGCTGTCCGGGCACCCGGTGCACACCGGCGTGTTCCACGACGTGCACGAGGTGCCGCACGTGCGCCTGGGGCAGCAGGCCGAGCTGGTCGTCGTGGCACCGGCCACCGCCGACCTGCTCTCCCGAGCCGCGCACGGCCGTGCCGACGACCTGCTCACGGCCACCCTGCTCACCGCCCGGTGCCCGGTGCTGCTCGCCCCCGCCATGCACACCGAGATGTGGCTGCACCCGGCCACCGCCGACAACGTGGCTCTGCTGCGCTCCCGCGGCGCGGTGGTGCTGGAGCCCGCCTCGGGCCGGCTCACCGGGGCCGACACCGGCCCGGGCCGACTGCCCGACCCGGCGGAGGTCGCTGCGCTGGCCACCCTGCTGCTGGAGCGGGCCGACGCGCTGCCGCAGGACCTGGTCGGTCGTCACGTGCTGGTGTCCGCGGGCGGCACGCGCGAGCCGCTCGACCCGGTGCGCTTCCTCGGCAACCGCAGCTCCGGCAAGCAGGGGTACGCCCTCGCCCGGGTGGCCGCCCAGCGCGGGGCCCGGGTGACCCTGGTCTCCGGTCACACCGCCGGGCTGGCCGCGCCCGCCGCGGTGGACGTGGTGCAGGTCGGCACGGCGGCCGAGCTGCGGGAGGTCGTGCACGCCCACGCTCGCACCGCCGACGTCGTCGTCATGGCGGCAGCCGTGGCGGACTTCCGGCCCACCACGGTGGAGTCGTCGAAGATCAAGAAGGGGGCTGACGAACCCTCGTCGGTGCCGCTCACCCGCAACGCCGACGTGCTCGCCGAGCTGGTCGAGGCCCGTGCGGCCGGTCGGCTGCCGGCCGAGCAGGTGGTGGTCGGCTTCGCGGCCGAGACCGGTGACGAGCGGGGCGACGTGCTCACCCACGCCCGCGCCAAGCTCGCCCGCAAGGGCTGCGACCTGCTCGTGGTCAACGCCGTCGGTGAGGGCGGGGCCTTCGAGGTGGACACCAACACGGGCTGGCTGCTCGGCTCCGACGGGTCCGAGCAGGCCCTGGACCACGGGTCCAAGGCGCTGCTGGCGACCCGCGTGCTCGACGCCGTCCGTGCCCGCCTCGCTCCGCCCCGTTAG
- the metK gene encoding methionine adenosyltransferase, with amino-acid sequence MSQSGRRLFTSESVTEGHPDKICDAISDSILDAMLTEDPRSRVAVETMVTTGQVHVAGEVTTKSYVPIADIVRQRILDIGYDSSTKGFDGESCGVSISIGQQSPDIAQGVDTAHESRTGLSDDEIDRQGAGDQGLMFGYACTDTPELMPLPIAMAHRLSRRLTEVRKNGQLPYLRPDGKTQVTIEYAGDQAVRLDTVVLSTQHAADISLDGLLTPDIKAHVVDAVLADLEIPGLDISDVRLLVNPTGKFVLGGPMGDAGLTGRKIIVDTYGGMARHGGGAFSGKDPSKVDRSAAYAMRWVAKNVVAAGLAERVEVQVAYAIGKAAPVGLFVETFGTETTDPSKIQSAISEVFDLRPAAIIRDLDLLRPIYTPTAAYGHFGRTDVDLPWEHTDRADALRSLAGA; translated from the coding sequence GTGAGCCAGTCCGGTCGTCGCCTGTTCACCAGCGAGTCGGTCACGGAGGGCCACCCCGACAAGATCTGTGACGCGATCAGCGACTCGATCCTCGACGCGATGCTCACCGAGGACCCGCGCAGCCGGGTCGCGGTGGAGACGATGGTGACCACGGGTCAGGTGCACGTGGCCGGCGAGGTCACGACCAAGTCCTACGTGCCCATCGCGGACATCGTGCGCCAGCGCATCCTCGACATCGGCTACGACTCCTCCACCAAGGGCTTCGACGGCGAGTCCTGCGGCGTGAGCATCTCCATCGGCCAGCAGAGCCCGGACATCGCGCAGGGCGTGGACACCGCGCACGAGTCGCGCACCGGTCTCTCCGACGACGAGATCGACCGCCAGGGCGCGGGCGACCAGGGCCTGATGTTCGGCTACGCCTGCACCGACACCCCCGAGCTGATGCCGCTGCCGATCGCGATGGCCCACCGGCTCTCCCGTCGTCTCACCGAGGTCCGCAAGAACGGCCAGCTCCCCTACCTGCGCCCGGACGGCAAGACCCAGGTCACCATCGAGTACGCCGGTGACCAGGCCGTGCGGCTGGACACCGTCGTGCTCTCCACCCAGCACGCCGCGGACATCAGCCTCGACGGACTGCTCACCCCGGACATCAAGGCCCACGTGGTCGACGCCGTGCTGGCGGACCTCGAGATCCCGGGTCTGGACATCTCCGACGTGCGGCTGCTCGTCAACCCCACGGGCAAGTTCGTGCTCGGCGGCCCGATGGGTGACGCCGGCCTGACCGGACGCAAGATCATCGTCGACACCTACGGCGGCATGGCCCGCCACGGTGGCGGCGCGTTCTCCGGCAAGGACCCGTCGAAGGTGGACCGCTCCGCGGCCTACGCCATGCGGTGGGTGGCCAAGAACGTCGTGGCCGCCGGGCTCGCCGAGCGGGTCGAGGTGCAGGTGGCCTACGCCATCGGCAAGGCCGCACCCGTGGGCCTGTTCGTGGAGACCTTCGGCACCGAGACCACGGACCCGTCCAAGATCCAGTCCGCGATCAGCGAGGTGTTCGACCTGCGGCCGGCCGCGATCATCCGGGACCTCGACCTGCTGCGGCCGATCTACACCCCCACCGCCGCGTACGGCCACTTCGGCCGCACCGACGTGGACCTGCCCTGGGAGCACACCGACCGCGCCGACGCGCTGCGCTCCCTCGCCGGGGCCTGA